A genomic window from Cotesia glomerata isolate CgM1 linkage group LG7, MPM_Cglom_v2.3, whole genome shotgun sequence includes:
- the LOC123268564 gene encoding uncharacterized protein LOC123268564 isoform X16, with amino-acid sequence MRGLILPLLGLLALGCASKCPVQRMSPGREILCYTSTFDFKQLEDSICRCTTLVHQGHDLQDLTTTGLEDLRKSLVQLNPVLQFVISINDARGRLKTSADARQEAVARILRVLNKVDGVELNVTAGTKERLVHFVQGLKNEITRKTLKKRIILALPTKSEQLAKQFDIKELSKYVDLFAIPTHYLTDEVENYKTFHPSRLMGLFDLLNTDSLVDLVHGLGAAKRKILVSLPASGYKFTLKIKDLNTPRAPAEAISPVSINQEQLCRAISQGEWTIERDEDLTAPYAFSNNSWIAFEDKISAKIKGKYVLLRDLAGLAIRDLENDLKNDCGNTITENVYNSITENRRKSREAVLTSLEDDIYSPETSYPKNLKSSDYRISRIIDSKGQIQAVRENIQTEFSCPHQGYYVHPLSCNRFYRCVQFDQHVEQYSVFEFDCPAGLAFDETTDVCVWPGSLSKGSACPGSPEIAPSAPKRFECSKEGYFADPENCQWFFACMDLGGEKMLAYEFQCPYGLVFDESKLACEWPWLVPKCAGTNYEHKGFGGSGHPGYDGSHGDGGYGSKGHGGEGGHGGYDGKEHDGGYGDYDGKGYDDGYGGYDGNGHDGGYGGYDGKGHDGGYDNKGNNGGYGGKGHDGGYGGYDGKGHDGGYDGKGHDGGHDGKEHDGGYGGYDGKEHDGGYDGKGSDEGYGGKGHDGGYDNKGNDGSHGGNGEKGHDGNHDGKGYDGGNGEKGHAGGNDGKGHDGGYDDKGNEGGYGGYDESSQGGGGGDYGGYDYSGYGGKGIDGFYDGDSDYGEKDKGKEDGGHNESHNNGGSHGGKDIDHGSEMGKGHEGGHEESHGTKDMGHHYDGMENGHDGGKDSHGNDGHDMHGYDGSNDDKEKDAHPGKEDEYPKKPEDDYQEKDQDKESGHGYTTINSYSTNPDYPSVLFSGYSPSSGGYSTGADHSTQTGPYRPQYSTSGYTYSRPGYQTTKSNSYSTNYQKDTVHPGYSTYPQSPIYRGGTGFVTKSSHAPSVTIYQKEFTKPGSGTTSPGLFTPGKTFPGVLEEGSTIITRPSYRNEYYPNQAGGSFTQGATIKTQESSVTSGNQFYTNEAGFGSKIPTLTPVSSIPSTGNGYYSTGFATGNGYYTPDLKPKGYTSVTSTGNDYYTNEASKSYSGNTYSNPGYTSVYTKSNINKQFKTTNYGNKAFTPIEASYPGNTYYTNQSGYNKTISGSSGTLFTPKMSVTATGNEFYPNQAGNPITNLEIPITTADDGTGYKTNEYYDNGGRGTIRYNNGLVTHKYTEEDIKDNGAIFPIYPTPDFGQTNTVSASSNGVYTRGGFTKIGPTKTGITTAQIGGTGSYVAQDLDIQKPRGKPDQIGANAFGTVPSKESAEGQDNSVSTVTPFFNVQVYNGPSVATASPAVANTYSYAKSTTPQYQENMYQYDKTSIAASAGKYSEPGRKYPTSSVGTVGYTSSPVIDYQTTVFEAARIPTVPKVKVDASFSTDAPPVPAGGYSNGNDGSLDINVSFQPTGSSFSAAEDNEVTKTGIGYEGSQDQTDFRGKVEDKESVSVESASYQSTASNEKNLRIPTFVISYTEEPDSKKTKGSRIEGHSYTGSTPNFDTKTTQPAKYPSKPSRPTVTPQINLKKPTSNYNRGIVKYTPADYDETRYSSGLSGTDSHPKTPDYDISENSFPTERNRYQSTNLPSISKSSSSFSGSGRFNSYTTNRPVTTYSNSNRKIELSKSDTVSKFSEVATTKTAVGKVIVKFSDLHPLLLGKLGAECTCKADPFAIKGNKPLLIDSSNGKVDLRNYDESDIYVDLDKSRSGDSYESYENYESQSSEVFSTKVTPVIAEFYHGRTKTPKIRVSTSGYLPASTTASSLRVSASDIESYSTRARSRSGKSIGTFRSTNSPSPSGSVTEPTNANDRASEDRIDYGEVGVLELNPEGKAECARPGLFRHPKLCNKFYACHWDNWKKKFTLHIFNCPIHLTFDNRAGACNWPTKGPACQDNNLLV; translated from the exons ATGAGAGGCTTAATTCTGCCCTTGCTAGGGCTTCTCGCCCTTGGATGTGCTTCAA agTGTCCTGTCCAACGAATGTCTCCGGGCAGGGAGATCTTGTGCTACACCTCAACTTTCGATTTTAAGCAACTCGAGGATTCCATATGCAGGTGTACGACTCTTGTGCATCAAGGTCATGATCTTCAAGATCTTACGACTACTG gtcTTGAAGATCTTCGCAAGTCCTTGGTACAATTAAACCCAGTGCTCCAGTTTGTAATAAGTATAAACGATGCTCGAGGCAGACTAAAGACTTCGGCGGATGCACGTCAAGAAGCTGTCGCACGGATCTTGAgagttttaaataaa GTGGACGGCGTTGAGCTCAACGTAACTGCGGGAACCAAAGAGCGGTTAGTGCATTTCGTTCAAGGGCTGAAGAATGAAATTACCCGGAAGACGTTGaagaaaagaattattttggCTTTGCCGACTAAGTCCGAGCAGCTTGCCAAGCAGTTTGACATTAAGGAACTTTcaaa ATACGTCGACTTATTTGCCATTCCGACACACTATCTAACTGACGAGGTGGAAAATTACAAGACGTTCCATCCGTCCAGGCTGATGGGACTCTTCGACTTGTTAAATACCGACAGCCTGGTTGATCTTGTACACGGCCTTGGAGCCGCCAAGAGGAAAATTCTTGTTTCCTTACCAGCCAGCGGTTATAAGTTTACCCTCAAGATCAAGGACCTGAATACACCTCGAGCACCGGCTGAAGCAATCAGTCCCGTTTCTATCAATCAGGAGCAACTTTGTCGGGCTATCAGTCAGGGTGAATGGACCATTGAGAGAGACGAAGATCTCACAGCACCTTATGCGTTTTCAAATAATTCTTGGATCGCTTTTGAGGATAAAATTTCTGCTAAGATAAag ggAAAATATGTCTTACTCCGTGACTTGGCAGGCTTGGCCATAAGAGACCTCgaaaatgatttgaaaaatGATTGCGGAAATACCATCACTGAAAACGTTTACAATTCAATTACCGAAAATAGGCGAAAATCTCGAGAAGCTGTGTTAACTTCATTAGAAGATGATATTTAT agtcCAGAAACTTCATACCcgaaaaatttgaagtctTCTGACTACAGAATCTCAAGAATCATCGATAGCAAGGGACAAATTCAAGCTGTGCGAGAAAATATCCAAACGGAGTTTTCTTGCCCTCATCAAGGGTACTATGTACATCCGCTCAGTTGTAACAG ATTCTACCGATGTGTGCAATTCGATCAGCATGTTGAGCAGTATAGTGTCTTCGAATTCGACTGTCCTGCTGGCTTGGCCTTCGACGAAACTACGGATGTTTGTGTGTGGCCTGGTTCCCTTTCGAAAGGTTCAGCGTGTCCTGGTAGTCCTGAAATAGCGCCGTCGGCTCCTAAAAGGTTTGAGTGCTCGAAAGAAGGTTACTTTGCGGATCCCGAAAACTGCCAATGGTTTTTCGCTTGCATGGACTTgg GAGGAGAAAAAATGTTGGCGTACGAGTTTCAGTGTCCTTACGGATTAGTGTTCGATGAAAGTAAATTAGCTTGTGAATGGCCGTGGTTAGTTCCTAAATGTGCTGGTACAAATTATGAACACAAAGGATTTGGAGGTTCTGGACATCCTGGATATGATGGATCTCATGGAGACGGTGGTTATGGTAGTAAAGGTCATGGCGGTGAAGGTGGTCATGGAGGTTATGATGGCAAAGAACATGATGGAGGATATGGAGACTATGATGGCAAAGGATATGATGATGGTTATGGGGGCTATGATGGAAACGGGCATGATGGAGGTTATGGGGGCTATGATGGCAAAGGACATGATGGAGGTTATGATAACAAAGGAAATAATGGAGGTTATGGTGGAAAAGGACATGATGGAGGTTATGGGGGCTATGATGGCAAAGGACATGATGGAGGCTATGATGGAAAAGGACATGATGGAG GACATGATGGAAAAGAACATGATGGAGGTTATGGGGGCTATGATGGCAAAGAACATGATGGAGGCTATGATGGCAAAGGAAGTGATGAAGGTTATGGTGGAAAAGGACATGATGGAGGCTATGATAACAAAGGAAATGATGGAAGTCATGGAGGTAATGGTGAAAAAGGACATGACGGAAATCATGATGGCAAAGGATATGATGGAGGTAATGGTGAAAAAGGACATGCCGGAGGTAATGATGGCAAAGGACATGATGGAGGCTATGATGACAAAGGAAATGAAGGTGGTTACGGAGGCTATGATGAATCATCTCAAGGTGGAGGTGGTGGTGATTATGGCGGCTACGATTATTCTGGTTATGGTGGAAAAGGAATTGATGGATTTTATGACGGTGATAGTGATTACGGTGAAAAAGACAAAGGAAAAGAAGATGGAGGACATAATGAATCACATAATAACGGCGGATCTCATGGCGGTAAAGATATCGACCATGGCTCTGAAATGGGAAAAGGACATGAGGGTGGTCACGAAGAATCTCATGGGACCAAAGATATGGGTCATCACTACGATGGAATGGAAAATGGGCACGATGGAGGCAAAGATAGCCACGGAAATGATGGTCACGACATGCATGGTTACGATGGATCTAATGACGACAAAGAAAAGGATGCTCATCCTGGAAAAGAAGATGAATACCCCAAAAAACCTGAAGATGATTATCAAGAAAAAGACCAAGACAAAGAAAGCGGGCACGGATACACGACTATCAACAGCTATTCGACGAATCCAGACTACCCTTCAGTATTATTCAGTGGATACTCTCCTTCTTCCGGAGGCTACTCAACTGGTGCTGACCACTCAACTCAAACTGGTCCATACAGACCTCAATACTCCACTTCTGGGTACACTTATTCTCGCCCTGGATACCAAACTACAAAATCAAACTCATACTCTACCAACTACCAGAAAGACACTGTCCATCCTGGCTACTCAACGTATCCTCAAAGCCCAATATACCGCGGAGGTACAGGATTTGTCACTAAAAGCTCTCACGCTCCTTCAGTCACCATCTACCAAAAAGAATTCACCAAACCTGGCTCTGGAACAACTTCTCCAGGCCTGTTTACTCCTGGTAAAACCTTCCCTGGAGTCCTAGAAGAAGGCAGCACAATAATCACCCGCCCCTCTTATAGAAACGAGTATTACCCTAACCAAGCCGGAGGATCCTTCACACAAGGCGCCACTATTAAAACGCAAGAATCATCCGTAACTTCAGGCAACCAATTCTACACGAACGAGGCTGGATTTGGATCTAAGATACCTACTCTTACTCCAGTCTCATCGATACCTTCTACTGGAAATGGGTATTACTCTACCGGATTTGCTACTGGAAATGGATACTACACTCCAGACTTAAAACCTAAGGGATACACATCAGTAACTTCCACTGGAAACGATTATTACACAAACGAGGCCAGCAAATCGTACAGCGGAAACACTTACTCAAATCCAGGGTATACTTCTGTCTACACTAAAAGTAacataaataaacaattcaaGACAACAAATTACGGAAATAAAGCTTTTACTCCCATAGAAGCGAGTTATCCAGGAAACACCTATTACACAAACCAATCAGGATACAATAAAACTATAAGTGGTTCCAGCGGAACCTTGTTTACTCCCAAAATGTCTGTAACGGCAACCGGTAACGAGTTCTACCCTAACCAGGCGGGTAACCCGATAACCAATCTAGAGATTCCAATAACCACTGCCGATGATGGCACCGGGTACAAGACAAATGAGTATTACGACAATGGCGGCCGCGGTACTATTCGCTACAATAACGGTCTTGTTACTCACAAATACACCGAGGAAGACATTAAAGATAATGGAGCTATTTTCCCAATCTATCCAACCCCCGATTTCGGGCAGACCAACACCGTTAGTGCCAGCTCCAACGGAGTCTACACTCGAGGAGGATTCACGAAGATAGGACCGACCAAAACGGGAATTACTACTGCTCAGATTGGAGGCACCGGAAGCTATGTAGCTCAAGATTTAGATATACAAAAACCGAGGGGCAAACCAGACCAGATTGGCGCTAACGCCTTCGGAACTGTTCCTTCTAAAGAATCCGCTGAAGGTCAGGATAATTCAGTGTCTACAGTAACTCCTTTCTTTAATGTGCAGGTGTACAATGGTCCGAGTGTTGCGACAGCTTCACCGGCGGTTGCTAATACGTACTCCTACGCGAAATCAACGACTCCCCAGTATCAGGAAAACATGTATCAGTATGATAAGACGTCTATTGCTGCCTCTGCTGGGAAATACAGCGAACCTGGGAGAAAGTATCCAACATCCAGTGTGGGAACGGTCGGTTATACCAGTTCCCCGGTTATCGATTATCAGACCACGGTATTCGAGGCCGCGAGAATTCCAACCGTTCCGAAAGTAAAAGTTGATGCTTCCTTTAGTACCGACGCTCCTCCAGTTCCAGCGGGTGGATATTCTAATGGTAACGATGGTTCCCTTGATATTAACGTGTCATTCCAACCGACTGGCTCCAGTTTTTCTGCAGCTGAAGACAATGAAGTTACGAAAACTGGAATTGGATACGAAGGATCTCAGGATCAGACTGATTTCAGAGGGAAAGTTGAGGACAAAGAATCTGTCAGTGTTGAGTCGGCTTCTTATCAATCCACTGCGAGCAATGAGaag AATCTCCGTATACCGACATTCGTGATATCTTACACCGAGGAGCCTGactccaaaaaaaccaaaGGATCGCGCATAGAAGGACACAGTTATACTGGGTCAACACCGAACTTCGACACCAAAACAACTCAGCCAGCTAAGTATCCATCAAAACCCTCGCGACCTACCGTCACACCTCAAatcaacctcaaaaaaccaaccTCTAATTACAACCGCGGTATCGTTAAGTACACGCCAGCTGACTACGATGAAACTAGATACTCTTCTGGCTTATCTGGCACAGATTCTCATCCAAAGACTCCAGACTACGATATATCTGAGAACAGTTTCCCTACTGAAAGAAACCGTTACCAGTCCACTAATCTTCCATCAATCAGTAAATCTTCTTCATCGTTTTCCGGATCAGGACGGTTTAATTCTTACACAACTAATCGGCCAGTGACAACCTACTCCAATAGCAACAGGAAAATCGAGCTATCGAAATCCGATACAGTTTCTAAATTCAGCGAAGTTGCTACGACCAAAACTGCGGTCGGGAAAGTAATCGTGAAATTCAGTGATCTACATCCACTTTTGTTAGGGAAACTGGGCGCAGAGTGCACGTGCAAGGCTGATCCATTTGCGATCAAAGGAAACAAGCCGTTGTTGATCGACTCGTCAAACGGGAAAGTTGATCTGAGAAACTACGACGAGTCCGACATTTATGTCGACTTGGACAAGAGCAGATCTGGAGATTCTTACGAGTCCTATGAAAACTATGAGTCGCAATCCTCAGAAGTTTTTTCTACAAAAGTTACTCCAGTTATTGCCGAATTTTACCACGGAAGGACAAAGACTCCGAAGATTCGAGTATCTACTTCAGGATACTTGCCTGCTTCTACCACTGCCTCATCACTTCGGGTATCTGCCAGTGACATAGAATCCTACTCAACGAGAGCTAGATCCCGGAGTGGAAAGAGTATCGGTACTTTCAGGTCAACCAATTCACCTTCACCGTCTGGGTCAGTCACGGAACCAACGAATGCCAACGATAGGGCTTCTGAAGATAGAATCGACTACGGAGAAGTGGGTGTTCTCGAACTGAATCCCGAAGGCAAGGCCGAGTGTGCTCGTCCTGGATTGTTCAGGCACCCCAAGCTCTGTAACAAATTCTACGCGTGTCATTGGGACAACTGGAAGAAGAAGTTCACGCTTCATATATTCAATTGTCCGATTCATTTGACATTTGACAACCGCGCTGGAGCTTGCAATTGGCCGACAAAGGGGCCAGCTTGTCAGGATAACAATCTATTGGTTTAA